cttaaggatagcggagtcagggggtacggggagaaggcaggaacggggtactgattgagaatgatcagccacgatcacattgaatggcggtgcgtacaggctcgatgggccgaatggcctcctcctgcacctattgtctattgacccaattGACCGAATATTTTTTCTACTCTGTTTAGCAcaatccactttcatttcactgcacatcttgtatatatgtatgtgacaaataaacttgacttgactcaaaacctatttctcctccctagcgtttgaggccctctgagggggcgctgtgaactgtttatgtatgtgctgttgcgtctgtgtgccattgtacgttcgttcttagtacctgcactgatgtacagcactttggtcaacgtgggttgtttttaaatgtgctgtacaaataaaattgacttgacttgacttgactcatctcagtcctaaatggccaaccccctattcttaaatactttgggaggtcaaacttacaagaagggtctcgacccgaaacgttacaagtcagacggcacccatagtcaggatggaacccaggtctagggtgctataagacagcaacactaccactgcgccactgtgtcacacaccatatctctaaactaaactaaactaaacttgacactaaatgctggtgtaactcagcggggcagacagcagagactacactagtcccacctgcccacaccgaccaacatgccccatatacactagtcccacctgcccacaccgaccaacatgccccatctacactagtcccacctgcccacaccgcccaacatgctccatctacactagtcccacctgcccacaccgcccaacatgccccatctacactagtcccacccgcccacaccgcccaacatgccccatctacactagtcccacccgcccacaccgaccaacatgccccatctacactagtcccacccgcccacaccgcccaacatgccccatctacactagtcccacccgcccacaccgaccaacatgccccatctacactagtcccacccgcccacaccgcccaacatgccccatctacactagtcccacccgcccacaccgaccaacatgccccatctacactagtcccaccctcccacaccgaccaacatgccccatctacactagtcccacctgcccacaccagccaacatgccccatctacactagtcccacctgcccacaccgaccaacatgccccatctacactagtcccacctgcccacaccgaccaacattccccaatcCACACTAttcaatcaaacctttcctccaattcgacgacactgaaaaaaccattcacgctttcatctcctcccgcctagactactgcaactccctatacactgggatcagccaatcgttccctgtcccgcctgcaactggtccaaaacgccaccgcacgcagcaagactcctgacgggtacccgtaaaagggaccacatcaccccgatgattctggcctctctccactggctccctgtacggtacagaatcaacttcaagctcctcctattcacgtataaagccctaaatggacattccccccccccacatcaaaaatcttctaacccccctctctaactccaggtccctcaggtcggccgacttggggctactcactatcccgcggtctaggcttaagctcaggggtgaccgcgcttttgcggttgcagctcctagactgtggaacagcatccctctccccatcacaactgccccctccatccactcctttaagtccaggctcaaaacctatttctactccctagcgtttgaggctcattgaggaggcgctgggaACTGTTTGTGTATGTGCTGTTATATTCGTGTGCCATTGTACGTTCGTCCTTAGtatctgaactgatgtacagcactttggtcaacgtgggttgtttttaaatgtgctgtacaaataaaattgacttgacttgacttgcaatctcACCGTGGGTTGACTTGCGATTGGCCAAAGCTGTCAACAGGCCTTGACCCAATTGGTCATTGACTTGACTTTCCAATTGGCCAATGCCAAAACCTTGACCCAATTGGTCCTTGACTTGACTTTCCAATTGGCCAATGCCAAAGCCTTTGACCCAATTGGTCATTGACTTGACTTTCCAATTGGCCAATGCCAAAGCCTTTGACCCAATTGGTCATTGACTTGACTTTCCAATTGGCCAATACCAAAGCCTTTGACGCAATTGGTCATTGACTTGACTTTCCAATTGGCCAATGCCAAAGCCTTTGACCCAATTGGTCCTTGACTTGACTTTCCAATTGGCCAATGCCAAAACCTTGACCCAATTGGTCCTTGACTTGACTTTCCAATTGGCCAATGCCAAAGCCTTTGACCCAATTGGTCCTTGACTTGACTTTCCAATTGGCCAATGCCAAAACCTTGACCCAATTGGTCCTTGACTTGACTTTCCAATTGGCCAATACCAAAGCCTTTGACCCAATTGGTCCTTGACTTGACTTTCCAATTGGCCAATGCCAAAACCTTGAcccaattggtccttgatttgacTTTCCAATTGGCTAATGCCAAAGCCTTGATCCTATTGGTCCATCCTCGCCCATGGCCGTGCTCCCGATTGGTCCAGCCCTCCATGGGCGGGGCTTGGTGGGCCTCTCTGATTGGCCTGGGGCTTTGGTTGGCTACATCCTCTTCCAATTGCTGCTGCTCTGGTTGGTCAAGGGGAGGGGCCAGGGCGTCTGATTGGCCACTTGGTCCGGGGCAATTGGCCGGAgctgggagatacagagatagagagagagagagagagagacagagagagacagagagagagagagacagacagagagacagagagagacagagagagagagacagacaaacagcgagagatagagacagacagagagagagagagacagagagagacagagagagagagagagacagagagacagagagagagagagagacagagagagagagagacagagagagagacagacagagagagagagagagagagacagagagagagagacagagagagagagagacagagagagacagagagagacagagagagacagagagagagagacagagagacagagagagagacagacaaacagcgagagatagagacagacagagagagagagacagagagagagagagagagagagagagattcagagAGGAATAGAGAGATTCAGAGAGAAATACAGAGAGAttcagagagaaatagagagattcagagaggaatagagagagagagagagaaatagagatattcagagaggaatagagagagagagagagagggagagagagattcagagaggaatagagagattcagagaggaatagagagatacagagagagagagagagacagagaggagcaGAGACTGGGGGCTTTGACATGGACGGCTCGGGGCTACTCCGAGTGCCGGAGCTGGAGGAAGGagtagaggaggaggaggaggaggaggaggaggacgaaGAGGACGAAGCATTTAAGGCGCATCTCATCCCCAGGTCGTCTCCCATCCCCAGGAGGAGAGAGCACGGCTGGGAAGAGGCCGAAGAGCCTTCCCTGGACCGCAAGGTCCGCTTTGCAGATACGTGTGGCCTGGACCTGGTGCACCTCCAAACCTTCAGCCAGttcgaggtggaggtggaggtggaggtggaggtagagGAGTTGCCACagccctccttccacctccagctggacttcaccctcccctcctccccggcCGAGCTGTGGGCCAGGTTGCGGGAGCAAGGGGTGGAGCTGGAGGCCATATCAAGGCAGGCCGACCCCCTCTCTGTGGCCGGCACGGTCCGGGTGCTGAACGACGCCTTCCAGAAGTCGGTGCAAGTCAGGGCCACGCACGACCGCTGGCGATCCCACTACGACCACCCGGCCGGGCACTTGGAGACAGCGCCCGACGGTGGCAGCGACCTCTTCGCCTTCACCCTGGCCTTCCCCCGGCCCTGCGCCGCGCGGGGTGCCGGCATGGAGTTCGTGGTTCGGTACCAGACGCCGGCCCAGGTCCGGTGGGACAACAACCGCGGGGACAACTACAGGCTGGTGTGCCGGGCGCTGGAGGAGGAGGTGCCATCCCTCTACCCCAGCCCAAGCCAGAGGGAGATGGTGCTGAGAAGTTGCCTCAAAGTCaggtaaggaggggggggggcaatggaggttgaggggtggtGGCAAGAGACGAGAGGgaaggtggggtgtgggggggggggggggtgtagaaagcaactacagattctggtttacatacaaacatggaaacataggaaataggtgcaggaggaggccagttgtacagggcattggtgagaccacacacagttgtacagggcattggcgagaccacacgCAGTTGTACAggcattggcgagaccacacgcagttgtacagggcattggtgagaccacacacagttgtacagggcatgggtgagaccacacacagttgtacagggcattggtgagaccacacgcagttgtacagggcattggtgagaccacacgcagttgtacagggcattggcgagaccacacgtagttgtacagggcattggtgagaccacacagttgtacagggcattggcgagaccacacagttgtacagggcattggcgagaccacacacagttgtacagggcattggcgagaccacacgcagttgtacagggcattggcgagaccacacgcagttgtacagggcattggcgagaccacacgcagttgtacagggcattggcgagtccacacgcagttgtacagggcattggtgagtccacacacagttgtacagggcattggtgagtccacacacagttgtacagggcattgagtccacacgcagttgtacagggcattggtgagtccacacacagttgtacagggcattggcgagaccacacacagttgtacagggcattggtgagaccgcacctggagtattgcgtacagttttggtctcctaatctgaggaaagacgttcttgccatagagggagtacagagaaggttcaccagattgatccctgggatggcaggactttcatatgaagaaagactggatagactgggcttgtactcgctggaatttagaagattgaggggggatcttatagaaacttacaatattcttaaggggttggacaggctagaagcgggaagattgttcccgatgttggggaagtccagaacaaggggccacacagtttaaggataagggggaagtcttttagaccgagttttttttccacacagagagtggtgagtctgtggaattctctgccacagagggtagtcgaggctagttcgttggctatatttaagagggagttagatgtggcccttgtggctaaagggatcagggggtatggagagaaggcaggtacgggatactgagctggatgatcagccatgatcatattgaatggcggtgcgtacaggctcgaagggccgaatggcctactcctgcacctattttctatgtttctatgtttctatgtttctatgtttctaccccaaGTGTGTGTTGGAGAGATATAGGAGTTCCGTCTTCCTGgccgctgtgagactgcacaaccagcactgctcccagcagacgtgtCAACAgtcaacgtcacccgttccttctctccacagatgctgcccgacccgctgagttactccggcgtttgtgtgaaataaacaccttcgattcgtaccagcatctgcagttattttcttatacttcattgtgatcacggctgatcgtcacaatcagtaaccgttgtctgccttctccccatatccttgattccactgaccccctagagctctatctaactctcttttacaacCAACATaggacacagaaaataggtgcaggaggaggccattcggcccttcgagcctgtactgcaccgccattcaatacgatcatggctgatcatccacaatcagtaacctgtgccttctctccgtaccccctgatcctttagccacaagggcccactccctcttaaatatagccgacgaactggcctcgactaccttcggtggcagagaattccacacagactcgccactctctctgTGCGGAAGAAAAACCTTCACACAGATCCATCCGCGTACTAAAACTTGttgttgttcgtttgtttgttcccgaaacTGCAACCAAACCGGTAGCTCTACAACCACCTTGCCCACCGTCCtccctctggtgctaatggaagaggtttcattgaaatcggtgttatatttacaaagttattcacatttaaggtttaattctttttcctagggagggaggaggggggtttggggggggggggggggggggggggggaggcggggagggggagagggtgctacatcaatgcaggagaggtttgggccctagaAACATAgggaacaggtgcaggaggaggccattcggcccttcgagcctgtacgcacccccccattcattgtgatcacggctgatcgtccaccatCAGTAAGCCGTGCcggcctgtggagggaaataactgcagatgctggcacaaatcgaaggtacaagatgctggagtaactcagcggtcgggcagcatctctggagagagggaatgggtgacgtttcgggtcgagacccttcttcagagggaagggggaccccccccccccccccatcctcccccacctcccattcTGACAGAGAAATCCAGAGCagtaacatgcccttcagcccatctggtcCGTGCCAGCCCCTTCCCAACCTCAGAatcagtggagggagagagggattgaGGGATTGACAGGTGCTTCAGCCAACATTGGGGTGAAGAGATCCCTCATTGCCCTTCCTcaccgccctccctcctccctccctccctccctccctccctccctccctccctccctcctccctccctccctccctcctccctccctccctccctccctccctccctccctccctccctccctctctccctccctccctccctccctccctccctccctccctcctccctcctccctccctccctccctccctccctcttctccgccacactctgcccccctctaaactaaactagattattgggggggggtgtgtatggGGGAAACCTCGGCTCCTCACCACCCCGGCTACGACAgaatgcctccctccctccctcgcgtgTGTCACACCTTCTCGTCTTACCCTCCCCAGCCCGCACTACCGCTGCGGCCCTGGCCGAGCTCCCACTCCCTGACCTCCAGTTACACAAGGTCAGCCAAGACTCTCCTGCCCTGagatgccctccctccctccccccccaccctccctcccatgcCCCAAAATAGCCCCACACTCTCTGCCCTGTgtcgtgatagcagcagaatcaggccattcggcccatcaggtccactccaccactcaatcacggctgatctatctctccctcctaaccccattctcccccttctccccacaacctctgacacccgcactgatcgacAATCTACCCCTCTCTGCCTTCAAtatctccactgactccacagccgtctgtggcaatgaatcccacagattcaccaggttCAGCcacgatcacgttgaatggcggtgctggctcgaagtgctgaatggcctcttctgcACTTAGCGTCTATTATTAatacccgggatggcaggactgacgtatgatgaagaatggttcgactgggcttgtattcactggagtttagacggatgagaggtggGCCTTATAGAACATatgcaattcttaagggattggacaggctggatgcaggaaaaatgttccggatgttggtggaatccagaaccaggggccacacagtttaagaataaggggtcggccatttagaactgagatgaggaagaaacgtcttcacccagagagttgtgaatctgtgggaatctctgccacagaaggcagtggaggccaattcactggatgttttcaagagagagttacatttaattctaggagctaatggaatcaagggatatggggagaaagcaggaatgtaccacaaggctcggtgctgggaccgcagtgactagtggggtaccgcaaggctcggtgctggaccccgcagtgactagtggggtaccacaagctcGGTGCTGGaccccgcagctatttacaatatacattaatgactggatgaagggattaaaagtaccattagcacatttgcagatgatacaaagctgggtggtagtgtgaactgtgaggaaggtgctatgaggttgcagggtgacttggacaggtgtgtgagtgggcggatgcatggcagatgcagtttaatgtggataagtgtgaggttgtccactttggtggtaagaataggaaggcagagtattatctgaatggtgtcaagttagaacaggggacgttcaacgagatctgggtgtcctagtgcatcagtcactgaaagaagcatgcaggtacagcaggcagtgaagaaagccaatggccttcatgttggccttcataacaagaggagttgagtataggagcaaagaggtccttctgcagttgtacagggccctggtgagaccgcacctggagtactgtgtgcagttttggtctccaaatttgaggaaggatattcttgctattgagggcgtgcagcgtaggttcaccaggttaattcccggatggcgggactgtcgtatgttgaaagactggagcgactaggcttgtatacactggaatatagaaggatgagaggggatcttatcgaaacatataagattattaaggggttggacacgttagagcaggaaacatgttcccaatgttgggggagtccagaaccaggggccacacagtttaagaataaggggtcggccatttagtactgagatgaagaaaaactctttcagtcggagagttgtgaatctgtgggattctctgcctcagaaggcagtggaggccaattctctgaatgcattcaagagagagctagatagagctcttaaggatagcggagtcaggggtatgggagaaggcaggaacggggtactgattgagaatgatcagccatgatcacattgaatggcggtgcgtacaggctgaagggccgaatggcctcctcctgcacctgtcttCAGAACTGcctgaagaggccattcagctgcTGAGTCTATACTAGCTCCACACCTGTACATtcgttcaccgccctctgactaaagaaattccccgcTCGACTCCTTCCTaaagtaacgtcctttaattctgaggctgtgccctctggtcctagactctcccactagtgggaacatcctctccacgtccactctatccgggccgctcactgttcaatgaggtcccccctcgtccttctgaactccagcgagtacaggcccagtgcccacaaacgctcatcgtaaaggttaacccactcattcctgggatggttcttgtaaacctcctctagctgccttacagcgaatgtagcgggttccatcccgactacgggtgctgtctgtgcggagtttgcacgttctcctgcgtgggttttagacaatagacaatagacaatagacaataggtgcaggaggaggccattcagcccttcgagcctgtacgcaccgccattcaatgcgatcatggctgatcattctcaatcagtaccccgttcctgccttctccccataccccctcactccgctatccttaagagctctatccagctctctcttgaaagcatccaacgaactggcctcctccactgccctctgaggcagagaattccacaccttcaccaccctctgactgaaaaagttcttcctcatctccgttctaaatggccgaccccttattcttaaactgtgtggccccttgttctggactcccccaacattgggaacatgttatctgcctctaacgtgtccaatcccctaattatcttatacgtttcaataagatcccctcatccttctaaattccagtgtatacaagcccaatcgctccagcctttcaacatacgacagtccgccattccgggaattaacctggtgaacctacgctgcacgccctcaatagcaagaatatccttcctcaaatttggagaccaaaactgcacacagtactccaggtgcggtctcaccagggcccggtacaactgcacacagtactccaggtgcggtctcactagggccctgtacaactgcagaaggacctctttgctcctatactcaactcctcttgttacgaaggccaacatgccattggctttcttcaccgcccgctgtacctgcatgcttcctttcagtgactgatgcactgggacaccagaTCTCGtgaacctccccctcctcctaacttgacaccattcagataataatctgcctttctattcttacttccaaagtgaataaccttcacggttttctccgggtcccccccacactcaaagacgtgcgggttttgtcggtaaattggctgGTGGTCAATGTAAATAAATGTCCCCAGTGGGGTCTCGGATAGtgctggatcgctggtcggcgtggaccccggtgggccgaaatgtgcctgtttccacgccgtctcTGGATAATAGAGTACTCAAAGAAGAGTAGGAataaaacgggtccttttcggatggcaggcagtgactagtggggtaccgcaaggctcggtgctgggaccccagctatttacagtgtatattaatgatttggacgaggaatTGAAATgcaaacatctctaagtttgcggacgacacgaagctgggtggcagtgttagctgcaggaggacgctaggaggctgcagagtgacttggataggttaggagagtgggcaaatgcaatataatgtggataatgtgAGGCTTTggcgcaagaacaggaaagcaagagtattacctgaatggtggccgattgggagaagggagatgcaacgtgacctgggtgtcatggtgcaccagtcattgaaagcaagcatgcaggtgcagcagcaatgaagaaagccaatggtatgtgttggcattcatagcaagagatttgagtataggagcagggaggttctactgcagttgtacagggccttggtgaggccgcacctggagtattgcgtacagttttgtctCCTAACctgggaaagacgttcttgccttagagggagtacagagaaggttcaccagattgatccctggatggcgggactttcgtatgaggaaagactggatagactgggcttgtactcgctgggatttaggggggatcttatagaaacatataaaatccttaaggggtcggagaggctagatgcgggaagattgttcccgatgttgggggagtccagaaccaggggtcacggcttaaggataaggggggaagtcttttaggaccgagatgagaaaacatttcttcacacagagagtggtgagtctgtggaattctttgctctctcttgaatgcatacggagattgccctctgaggcagagaattccacagattcgcaactctctgactggaaa
The nucleotide sequence above comes from Rhinoraja longicauda isolate Sanriku21f chromosome 39, sRhiLon1.1, whole genome shotgun sequence. Encoded proteins:
- the LOC144611166 gene encoding protein phosphatase 1 regulatory subunit 3A-like, whose translation is MDGSGLLRVPELEEGVEEEEEEEEEDEEDEAFKAHLIPRSSPIPRRREHGWEEAEEPSLDRKVRFADTCGLDLVHLQTFSQFEVEVEVEVEVEELPQPSFHLQLDFTLPSSPAELWARLREQGVELEAISRQADPLSVAGTVRVLNDAFQKSVQVRATHDRWRSHYDHPAGHLETAPDGGSDLFAFTLAFPRPCAARGAGMEFVVRYQTPAQVRWDNNRGDNYRLVCRALEEEVPSLYPSPSQREMVLRSCLKVR